A part of Sediminispirochaeta bajacaliforniensis DSM 16054 genomic DNA contains:
- a CDS encoding MarR family winged helix-turn-helix transcriptional regulator, which yields MINNTNELLEKLMHMSWLLRIQQMKHYRDHGPMGTPYRGQGRILAILALKPEISQRELSRILDIRPQSLGELLVKLERQGYIVRMPSEQDRRVMLVRLTKEGAEAAKASEDTGEQEAFFNCLSEDEQNQFDEFLDRLINELEKSLDRDEADRFTDRFSSRRGPNRPSRFDHHFDGFFGSNHFRDRD from the coding sequence ATGATCAATAATACCAATGAGCTTCTTGAAAAACTGATGCATATGAGCTGGCTGCTCAGAATTCAGCAAATGAAGCACTACAGGGATCACGGTCCCATGGGGACTCCCTATAGAGGCCAGGGACGAATCCTCGCCATTCTTGCCTTAAAACCGGAGATCAGTCAAAGAGAATTGTCGCGAATCCTGGATATCCGACCTCAATCGCTGGGCGAGCTCCTTGTCAAGCTGGAGAGGCAGGGGTACATCGTCAGAATGCCCTCGGAACAGGACCGACGAGTGATGCTTGTCCGACTGACAAAGGAGGGAGCGGAAGCGGCAAAAGCCTCTGAAGATACCGGCGAACAAGAGGCATTCTTTAACTGCCTTTCCGAGGATGAACAGAATCAATTCGACGAATTCCTGGATCGCCTTATCAACGAGCTCGAGAAAAGCCTGGACAGAGATGAAGCTGATAGATTTACGGACCGCTTTAGCTCAAGACGAGGCCCAAACAGGCCAAGTCGATTCGACCATCACTTCGACGGCTTTTTTGGATCCAATCACTTCAGGGACCGTGACTGA